In Leptospira ellinghausenii, a single window of DNA contains:
- a CDS encoding DUF6602 domain-containing protein produces the protein MKKPFYRRLEEYFENVAKVLRGEAEVASIFPNTTDIGFSREYVYARFLKMHAPSKCNIYFGGYLFGEDGEESKQLDIIISTDTAPKYNFYNSEGNGKSFGPVEGCLGIASIKSNLDKEQLFDALDGISSIPKTLPLTNRINPLVRISDYDDWPYKIIYASSGLSGQTIFNHLNEYYNLNKNIPINRRPDIIHVAGKYVIFRIKKGFNVTNPDGSNFPLEEGKFHIFETKPDIQAMLWTIEELQNKASASTHILFKYNSIIENIFNK, from the coding sequence TGAAAAAGCCTTTTTATCGAAGATTAGAAGAATATTTTGAAAATGTAGCAAAAGTTCTAAGAGGTGAAGCTGAAGTAGCATCTATATTTCCAAATACAACTGACATAGGATTTAGCAGAGAATATGTTTATGCTAGATTCCTAAAAATGCATGCTCCATCAAAATGCAACATTTACTTCGGAGGTTATTTATTTGGGGAAGATGGAGAAGAATCAAAACAACTAGATATTATTATTTCTACAGATACAGCACCTAAATATAATTTCTATAATTCTGAAGGAAATGGAAAATCATTCGGCCCGGTAGAAGGTTGTTTAGGAATAGCGTCAATTAAGTCTAATCTTGACAAAGAACAACTATTTGATGCTCTCGATGGAATTTCTTCAATACCAAAAACACTTCCATTAACCAATCGAATAAATCCATTAGTAAGAATTTCTGATTATGATGATTGGCCTTATAAAATAATCTATGCTTCTTCAGGTTTAAGTGGTCAAACGATATTTAATCATTTAAATGAATACTATAATTTAAACAAAAATATACCAATAAATAGAAGACCAGACATTATTCACGTCGCTGGGAAGTATGTAATTTTCCGAATAAAAAAAGGTTTCAATGTGACCAATCCCGATGGTTCCAATTTTCCGTTAGAGGAAGGCAAATTTCATATATTTGAGACAAAACCTGACATTCAAGCAATGCTCTGGACAATTGAAGAGCTTCAAAATAAAGCATCTGCATCAACGCATATTTTATTTAAATATAATTCAATAATAGAAAATATATTCAACAAATGA